In Pseudomonas sp. Q1-7, the genomic window CGGCTTCCGCCGTATCGTGATCGAGACCCTGGACGCCCAGGCCCGCCAGGAAACCCTGGCCGGCCTGGCCGTGATGATGAAGCGGGTCAGCGTCGCCGACGGCCAGTACCGCGATGCCGACGGCAAAACCCTGACCCTGGCCGAGATCGAAACCCGCTACGCCGCCGAGATCCTCGACGCCACCCTGGTGCGCCGCATCGGCAAGCAGCACCTGGACGTGGACGCCGCCCATTGGCAGAAGAACCTCACCGTCCAGCCCGGCGATGGCCAGGCCCTCAGTTTCACCACCTCGCGCAAGCAACTGCCCGAGCCGCTGCCGGCCAACTGGGAAGTGGAAACACTGGACAATGGCGACGTGCGTGTGACCCTGCGGGGCACCTGCGATTTCAAGGTGGACAGCTACCGCGCGCTGCCGGTTAAGTCCGCCGGCCAACTGCCCTCCGGCTTCGAACCGGGCGAGCTGTACAACTCCCGCTTCCATCCGCGCGGCCTGCAACTGTCCGTCGTCGCCGCCACCGACGCCATCCGCTCCATCGGCCTACCCTGGAAAGCGATCGTCGACCACGTACAGCCCGACGAAATCGCCGTGTTCTCCGGCAGCATCATGAGCCAGCTCGACGAGAACGGCTTTGGCGGCATGCTGCAGTCGCGCCTGAAGGGCGGTCGCGTGACCGCCAAGCAGTGTCCGCTCGGCCTCAATACCATGCCGGCCGACTTCATCAACGCCTATGTGCTGGGCAGCGTCGGCACCACCGGCAGCGTGACCGGCGCCTGCGCAACCTTCCTCTACAACCTGCAGAAGGCCATCGAGCAGATTGCCAGCGGCAAGGCCCGCGTGGCCCTGGTGGGCAACGCCGAGGCGCCGATCACCCAGGAATGCATCGACGGCTACGGCGCCATGGGCGCCCTGGCCACCGAGGACGGCCTGCGCCAGGTGGGTGGTCGCGAGGACGTGGACTTCCGCCGCGCCAGCCGCCCGTTCGGCGAGAACTGCGGCTTTACCCTGGCCGAATCCAGCCAGTACGTGGTGCTGATGGACGACGCGCTGGCCCTGGAGCTGGGCGCCGATATCCATGGCGCGGTGACCGACGTCTTCATCAATGCCGACGGCTTCAAGAAATCCATCTCCGCACCCGGTCCGGGCAATTACCTCACCCTGGCCAAGGCCGTGGCCGCCGCCAGCCAGCTGATCGGCGCGGATGGCGTGCGCGAGCGCAGCTTCGTCCATGCCCACGGCTCCAGCACACCGGCCAACCGCGTCACCGAGTCCGAACTGCTGGACCGCGTCGCCGGTGCCTTCGGCATCGAACGCTGGCCAGTGGCCGCGGTGAAGGCCTACCTCGGCCACTCCCTGGCCACCGCCAGCGGCGACCAGGTGATCGCCGCCCTCGGCACCTTCAAGTACGGCATCCTGCCGGGCATCAAGACCATCGACCGGGTGGCCGACGACGTGCATCGCCAGCACCTGTCCATCGAAACCCGCGACCAGGTTCTGGGCGAACGCCAGCTGGACGTCTGCTTCATCAACTCCAAGGGCTTCGGCGGCAACAACGCCACCGGCGTGATCATCTCCCCGCGCCTGGCCGAGAAAATGCTGAAGAAACGTTACGGCGAAACGGCGTTCGCCGCCTACAGCGCCAAGCGCGAGCAGACGCGCGCCAACGCCGAGGAATACGACCGCCGTGCGCGCCTGGGCGAGTTCGACATCATCTACAACTTCGGCAACGACCTGATCGACGACCAGCAGATCGAGCTGAGCCCGGAAGGCATCCAGGTGCCCGGCTTCGCCCAACCGCTGCGCTACAAGAAGGACGAGCGCTTCGCCGACATGCTGGATTGAATCAACGCCGTAGGATGGTGCGGGCGGCGTTCCGCTAGAGCGAAGCGAAACCCATCACAGCGATCGATGGGTGTCGCAGGCTCCATCCTACGAATGTTGCATATCCATGAAAAAGGGTTCATCGCGCTTTCCCGGGGAAGGCAGC contains:
- a CDS encoding beta-ketoacyl synthase, with product MSRLPVIVGFGGYNAAGRSSFHHGFRRIVIETLDAQARQETLAGLAVMMKRVSVADGQYRDADGKTLTLAEIETRYAAEILDATLVRRIGKQHLDVDAAHWQKNLTVQPGDGQALSFTTSRKQLPEPLPANWEVETLDNGDVRVTLRGTCDFKVDSYRALPVKSAGQLPSGFEPGELYNSRFHPRGLQLSVVAATDAIRSIGLPWKAIVDHVQPDEIAVFSGSIMSQLDENGFGGMLQSRLKGGRVTAKQCPLGLNTMPADFINAYVLGSVGTTGSVTGACATFLYNLQKAIEQIASGKARVALVGNAEAPITQECIDGYGAMGALATEDGLRQVGGREDVDFRRASRPFGENCGFTLAESSQYVVLMDDALALELGADIHGAVTDVFINADGFKKSISAPGPGNYLTLAKAVAAASQLIGADGVRERSFVHAHGSSTPANRVTESELLDRVAGAFGIERWPVAAVKAYLGHSLATASGDQVIAALGTFKYGILPGIKTIDRVADDVHRQHLSIETRDQVLGERQLDVCFINSKGFGGNNATGVIISPRLAEKMLKKRYGETAFAAYSAKREQTRANAEEYDRRARLGEFDIIYNFGNDLIDDQQIELSPEGIQVPGFAQPLRYKKDERFADMLD